TAGGCCTACGTGTGACCATGATGGAATGACCCAGTGGTGTCGGATGTTGGATCCGACAACTCCATGTCGAATGCTTGTCGAATCCGGGCGAGCGTATCTGTTGAATCGAGGCCATACTGCTCCTGCAGCGCGTTTGCGGCATGACGCGCAAGGTCTGACAGAAGAATGCCCCAAGACGCAGGCTCGTCACGGCCGCTGTCATGCCACAGCCCAATGTTGAGTGTGCAATGCAGGCCCTTCTCTGCGGCCCAAGCGCTGACAAGTTGCCTTGCCGATTCATCGCGCTGCGCTGCTGGTGGAATGACTAGAGGCTTCATAAGTAGGCCTAACGCTTGAGTTAAGCCGCGCCGCGAAGCGGCGTCGGCTTGAACGAATTGTTAGACATTATTTGCCGACTACCTTGGTGATCTCGCCTTTCACGTAGTGAACAAATTCTTCCAACTGATCTGCGCGCGAGGCCAAGCGATCTTCTTCTTGTCCAAGATAAGCCTGTCTAGCTTCAAGTATGACGGGCTGATACTGGGCCGGCAGGCGCTCCATTGCCCAGTCGGCAGCGACATCCTTCGGCGCGATTTTGCCGGTTACTGCGCTGTACCAAATGCGGGACAACGTAAGCACTACATTTCGCTCATCGCCAGCCCAGTCGGGCGGCGAGTTCCATAGCGTTAAGGTTTCATTTAGCGCCTCAAATAGATCCTGTTCAGGAACCGGATCAAAGAGTTCCTCCGCCGCTGGACCTACCAAGGCAACGCTATGTTCTCTTGCTTTTGTCAGCAAGATAGCCAGATCAATGTCGATCGTGGCTGGCTCGAAGATACCTGCAAGAATGTCATTGCGCTGCCATTCTCCAAATTGCAGTTCGCGCTTAGCTGGATAACGCCACGGAATGATGTCGTCGTGCACAACAATGGTGACTTCTACAGCGCGGAGAATCTCGCTCTCTCCAGGGGAAGCCGAAGTTTCCAAAAGGTCGTTGATCAAAGCTCGCCGCGTTGTTTCATCAAGCCTTACGGTCACCGTAACCAGCAAATCAATATCACTGTGTGGCTTCAGGCCGCCATCCACTGCGGAGCCGTACAAATGTACGGCCAGCAACGTCGGTTCGAGATGGCGCTCGATGACGCCAACTACCTCTGATAGTTGAGTCGATACTTCGGCGATCACCGCTTCCCTCATGATGTTTAACTACCATTAGACCCCCAGCGGGGGGCGTAGCACCGAGTCTGCTGGGGGACGGAGGGGCGGTCAACGGTGCGGCAGGCTTTCCCGATCAACGGCTTGTTGGCGCTCTCACCTTCCTCGCCGGATAACGCGCCCGGGATATACGGCGACCACACCGCGATATTGATTATGGCGGTGCGCTCGCCGGCGTAACGGCAGGCCACTGCTGCCTGGCCCGGGTCGCGGTTGCATCGCCTTGCCGCCCATCGCGCTAGTGCCCGCCCGCGGCTCGTCCGCACGGCCACCCCGCCTACAATTCCCGCATGACCTTTCCACGGACCCCTGCATGCGCCTGTCCCTGTTCCCGGCCCTGTCGCCGCTGCTCATTGCTGCTGCCATGACCCTGCCCTCTGCTCCCACCGCCGCCGCGCCTGCGCCGGAGAAGCTCACCCTGGAGGCCATCACCGGCAGCGCGCCGCTGTCGGGGCCCACGCTGATGAAGCCGCAGGTGTCGCCGGACGGGGCGCGGGTGACCTTCCTGCGCGGCAAGGACAGCGACCGCAACCGCCTGGACCTGTGGGAATACGACGTGGCCAGCGGCCAGACCCGGCTGCTGGTGGATTCCAGCGTGGTGCTGCCGGGCGGGGAAGTGCTCAGCGAGGTCGAGAAGGCGCGGCGCGAGCGCCAGCGCATCGCGGCGCTGTCGGGCATCGTCGATTACCAGTGGTCGCCCGATGGCAAGGCGCTGCTGTTCCCGCTCGGCGGCGAGCTCTACCTCTACGACCTTGGCAGGCAGGGCAGCGAGGCCGTGCGCAAGCTGACTTCGGGCCAGGGTTTCGCCACCGATGCGCGACTGTCGCCGCGCGGCGGCTTTGCCAGCTTCGTGCGCGAGCGCGAGCTGTGGGTGATCGACCTGCGCAGCGGGCGCGAGATCCGGCTGACGCACGACGCCAGCGAGACCATCGCCAACGGCGTGGCCGAGTTCGTGGCCGACGAGGAGATGGGCCGCCACACCGGCTACTGGTGGGCGCCAGACGACAGCGCGATCGCCTTCATCCGCATCGACGAATCGCCGGTGCCGCTGCGCCAGCGCCACGAGGTGCACGCCGACCGCACCGTGGTCGTCGACCAGCGCTACCCGGCTGCCGGCGACGCCAACGTGCGCGTGCAGCTGGGCACCATCGCCCCGCGCGAGCGCGCGAAGCCGCGCTGGATCGACCTCGGCAAGGATCAGGACATCTACCTGGCCCGGGTCGACTGGCGCGATCCGCAGCGCCTGGCCTTCCAGCGCCAGTCGCGCGACCAGCACCTGCTCGAACTGGTCGAGGCCGACCTGGCCAGCGGCCGCCAGCGCGTCCTGGTCACCGAGACCTCCGACACCTGGGTGCCGCTGCACAACGCACTGCGGTTCCTGCCCGACGGCCGCTTCCTGTGGTCCTCCGAGCGGAGCGGCTTCCAGCACCTGTACATCGCCAGCGAGGACGGCAGCCAACTCACCGCGCTGACCTCCGGCGAGTGGGTGGTCGACGACCTGGTCGCGGTGGATGCCGGGGCCGGCTACGCCTGGTTCACTGGTACCCATGAGTCGCCGCTGGAGAAGCACGTCTACCGCGTGCCGCTGGCCGGCGGCGAGGTGGAGAAGCTGTCGCAGGAGCCGGGCATGCATGCACCGGCGTTCGCGCGCAATGCCAGCGTCTATGTGGACCACTGGTCCAACGAGTCCACTCCGCCGCAGATTGACCTGTTCCGCAACGACGGCGTGCGCCTGGCGACCCTGCTGCGCAACGACCCGGCCGATCCGGCGCATCCGTTCGCGCGCTACCGCGATGCGCAGCTGCCGCTGGAGTTCGGCACCCTCACCGCGGCCGACGGCAGCACCGCGCTGCACTACAGCCTGATCAAACCGGCCGGCTTCAACCCGAAGAAGAAATACCCGGTGGTGGTCTACGTCTACGGCGGCCCGGCCACCCAGACCGTGACCCGCGCCTGGCCCAGCCGCGCCGATGCACTGTTCAACCAGTACCTGGCCCAGCGCGGCTACGTGGTGTTCTCGCTGGACAACCGCGGCACCCCGCGCCGCGGCCGTGACTTCGGCGGCGCGCTGTACGGCCGCCAGGGCACGGTGGAAGTGGACGACCAGCTGCGCGGCATCGAGTGGTTGAAGTCGCAGCCGTGGGTCGATGCCTCGCGCATCGGCGTGCAGGGCTGGTCCAACGGCGGCTACATGACCCTGATGCTGCTGGCCCGCACGCCTGCCTATGCCTGCGGCGTGGCCGGCGCGCCGGTCAGCGACTGGGCGCTGTACGACACCCATTACACCGAGCGCTACATGGGCCTGCCGGCGGCCAATCCGGACGGCTACCGCGCCGCGCGGGTGCTGGAGCACGTGGAAGGGCTGGTCGGGCCGAAGGCACCGAAGCTGCTGCTGCTGCACGGCATGGCCGACGACAACGTGCTGTTCACCAACGCCACGGCGGTGATGTCGGCGCTGCAGAAGCGCGGCCAGCCGTTCGAGATGATGGCCTACCCGGGCGCACGCCACGGCCTGTCCGGCGCGGATGCGCTGCATCGCTACCGCCTGGCCGAGGACTTCCTGGGGCGTTGCCTCAGGCCCTGACGCGACGACGCGGCCTGGCGGCCGCGTCGCAGGTCCCGCACCGGACGACGCCGGCCATGGGCCGGCGTCGCTGCTTCAGTCGGCCGGTTCAGCTGGCTCGGGCTCGGACTCGGGCCCAGTGGCCGGCTGCTGCGGCGCCACCGCGCCCGGCGGCACCCAGATGGCGATGCCCGCGGCCTTCTTCTGCGTGGTCGGGATGCCCACGCTCAGGCCACCGGCGGTATGCCGGCCATAGCTGCCTGCGCCCACCGACATGCCCACCGGCGAGCCGGACGAGCCGACGCCGACCAGGACCACGCCGTTGGCGCCCAGCGCCGCGGCCTCGCGCTTGAGCCGGGCCACCGCCGCGTCGGTCTGGCCCTGGGTGCCGAAACCGACCGCGCTGGAAGCCTCCAGCTGGGCGATGTCCTGCGACCCGGCGGGCGGGGTCGAATAGACCTGCACCTCGGCGGGATCGATCGCCGGGCGCGGCTGGCCGAGCATGACCTTGGAGGTGCCCGCGCAGCCGGCGAGGAGCGCGGTGGCGAGCGAGGCGGCAATCAGCAGGTGGTGGCGGCGCATGGCGGATCCCCTGTGTCCGGTGGTGGTGGCCGCGATGTTCCCCTGCCCCGGGTGAATCGACCGCGAACCAGTTCCGGGCCTTCACGGCCCGCCACGGGAAGTAACCACGGCAACGGTCGCGGGCGCCAGGGCCAGCCGCTATCGTCGTCGCCCCGCGCGCCGGCCACTTGGCTGCAGCGCCCCTCCCCGCACTGGCCGCCCCCGCCCCTGATGATCGTCCGCCCCCGTCCACGCAGCTGGCAGCTGCTCTACATCATGCGTGGCTCGATCGTGCCGGCCATCGCGCCCAAGGTGGCGGCGATCTTCGGCCTGGGCGTGCTGACCTCGCTGTCGGCCGGGTGGCTGGCCGTGCCCGGCCTGGACGCCCTGGGCGTGGGACCTTTCACCCTGCTGGGCCTGGCCCTGTCCATCTTCCTCAGCTTCCGCAACAACGCCTGCCACGAACGCTGGTGGGAAGGCCGCAAGCTGTGGGGCCAGCTGGTGCTCGAAAGCCGCAGCCTGGCCCGCGAATGCAATGCCCTGCTGCCGGAAGACGAGGCCCTGCGGCGGCGGGCGCTGCGGCCTGCGATCGGCTTCGCGGCGGCACTGGCCGCGCGGCTGCGCCACCACGATCCGCGGGCCGCAGCCGCGCCCTGGCTGGAGCCGGACCAGGCGCCCGCGCTGGACCGCGCCAACATCCCCGATGCGCTGCTGGCGGTGGTCGCCGCCGAACTGGCCGTGCCGCTTCGCGACGGCCGCCTGCCGCCCTACCTGTACGCGATGCTCGAAGCACGCCTGACGGCGCTTTCCGGGGTCCAGGCCGGTTGCGAGCGGATCCTGGCCACGCCGCTGCCGTTCGCCTACACCCTGCTGCTGCACCGCTTCGCCTGGCTGTTCTGCGTGCTGCTGCCATTCGGGCTGGTCGGCGTGCTGGGCTGGGCCACGCCGCTGGTGTCGGCCCTGCTGGCCTATGCGTTCTTCGGCCTGGACCGGCTCGGCGACGAGCTGGAGGATCCGTTCGGGCTGGAGCCCAACGACCTGCCGCTGGACGCGCTTGCGCGGATCGTGGAGATCGACCTGCTCGACGGCCTCGGCGTGGCGCCGCTGCCAGCGCCATTGCAGCCGGAAGGCTATGTCCTGAGCTGAGTCGCCGCGGCGGCCGGTGGCGCTGCGCGGCCGGGACAATCTGTCCGGCGAGGCGCGGGCAGGCGGGGCGTATCATTCCAGGCCTGCAAGGAGCCACCCATGTCCTATCCGCTGATCCGCCCGCGCCGCATGCGCCGGGACGAGTTCTCCCGCCGCCTGATGCGCGAGAACGTGCTGACCACCAACGACCTGATCTACCCGGTCTTCGTCCACGAGGAGAAGGGCCGCAGCCCGGTGCCCTCGATGCCGGGCGTGGAGCGGCTGTCGATCGACGAGCTGCTGCGCGTGGCCGAGGAGGCGCTGGAGCTGGGCGTGCCGGTTCTGGACCTGTTCGGCGTGCCCGACCCGGCGGCCAAGACCGCCGATGGCCGCATCGCCTGGGACCCGGACGGCATCATCCCGCGCGCCATCCGCGCCCTGAAGGCGCGTTTCCCCGAGCTGGGGGTGATGACCGACCAGGCCCTGGATCCGTACACCACCCACGGCCAGGACGGGCTGATCGACGAGTCCGGCTACATCCTCAACGACGAGACCATCGAGGCGCTGGTCAAGCAGTCGCTGGTGCACGCCGAGGCCGGCGTCGACATCCTCTCGCCCTCGGACATGATGGACGGCCGCATCGGCGCCATCCGCGAGGCGCTGGAGGACGCGGGTTTCATCAACACCCGGATCATGTCCTATGCGGCCAAGTACGCCAGCGCTTTCTACGGCCCGTTCCGCAGCGCGGTCGGCAGCGCCGGCAACCTCGGCAAGGGCAACAAGTTCACCTACCAGATGGACCCGGCCAATTCGGACGAGGCCCTGCGCGAGGTCGAGCTGGACATCGCCGAGGGCGCGGACATGGTCATGGTCAAGCCGGGCCTGCCCTACCTGGACGTGATCCGGCGGGTGAAGGACGCCTTCGGCGTGCCGACCTTCGCCTACCAGGTCAGCGGCGAGTACGCGATGCTCAAGGCCGCTTCGGCCAACGGCTGGCTGGACGAGAAGGCCTGCGCGCTGGAAGCGCTGCTGGCGTTCAAGCGTGCCGGCGCCGACGGCGTGCTGACCTACTACGCCATGGACGTGGCGCGCTGGCTGCGCCAGGGCTGAGCCCCGCCGCCCAGCGCAGGCAACTCCCGGCGCTCAGGTGCCCGGCATGCAGCCGTCGGCCCCGCGCAGGGTCGGCGCGGCGACCCGGTACAGGTCGCCCTTGCCGGCCTTCGGTGCCGGCGCCGAGCCGGTGACCAGCAGGTCGGCCGGACGCGAGAGGTCGACCACCGGTGCCCGCGTGCTGCGCTCCTCGCTGTTGAACGACAGCCCCCACGGACCCTGTTCGGCGTAGGCCGCGCCCTGGCAGATGGCCAGGTACAGGCGCGCGTTGCCCGTGGCGCGGTCACGGCGCGCGAACAGCAGCGCGCGGCCGCCATCCAGCTCCATCACGTCCAGCTCGTCGGCCGTGGTGTTGATGCCCGGCAGGGCCCCGGACAGCTCCACGCTACCTTCGGGCCTGATACGCGCGGCGAACAGGTCCAGCCCGCCACCGGCGTTGTGGCCATTGCTGGAGAACAGCAGGCGGTCGTGTCCCGGGGTCGGCGAATGTTCGTCGCCCGGGGTGTTGAGCGCTGCCAGCGGCTCGGGCGCGCCCCAGCGCTGTCCGTCGAACGCCACCCGGTACAGGTCCAGCCCGCCGCGGCCACCCTTGCGCCGGGACGCGAAGTAGAGCCAGCGGCCATCGGGCGAGAACGCCGGCTCGGTCTCCGGGCCAGGCGTGTTGAACGGCAGCGGCTGCGGATCGACCCAGCGGATACCGTCGCGGCGCGCGATCCACAGGTCCATGCCGCCCGGGCCGCCCTCGCGGTCGCTGGCCCAGGCCAGCCACTGCCCGTCCGGGGAGATGCTGCCACGCAGCTCGTCGTCACGGGTGGAGGCGGTCCACAGGCCCTCGATGCCGAACTCGGCCAGCGCGGAAGCGGTAGCCGGCAGGAGTAGACTCAGGCAGAGGGCCGTCAACAGGTGGCGTCGCATGGCTTGGTCCGTAGGGCGGGCCAGGCAGTCTAGCCGCCGCCGGCCCACCCACCGCAACAACGAGGACGCCATGCCCGAAGCCCGCTATGCCGTGTTCGGCCACCCGATCGCCCACTCGCTGTCGCCGCGGATCCATGCGGCCTTTGCGCGGCAGGCCGGCATCGCCCTGCAGTACACGGCCATCGATGCGCCGCCCGGGCAGTTCCCCGACATCCTCGCGGCCTTCGCCACCGGCGGCGGGCGCGGCGGCAACGTGACCATGCCGCTGAAGGAACAGGCCTATGCCCTGTCCGCCACCCTCACCCCGCGCGCCCGCGCGGTGGGCGCGGTCAACACCCTGACCTGGCGCGACGGCCAGTGGCATGGCGACAACACCGACGGCGCCGGCCTGGTGCGCGACCTCACCGGCCGCCACGCGCTGGACCTGCGCGGTCGCCGTGCCCTGCTGGTCGGTGCCGGCGGCGCCGCCCGGGGCGTGGCCGCGGCCCTGCTGGATGCAGGCGTGCTGGAGCTGGCGGTGGTCAACCGCACCCCCGCGCGCGCCGACGCCCTGGTCGATTCGCTGGGCCAGCCCGGGCGCGCGTACTCGCGCTACTGGGACGACCTGTCCAACCAGGGCGACTTCGAGCTGATCGTCAACGCCACCTCGGCCGCGCGCGGCACCGGCGCCGGCGCGTTCACCGCACCGATGACCCTGGTCAACAGCCGCACCCTGGCGGTGGACATCAATTACGGCGAGGCCGCGATCCCGTTCCTGGCCTGGGCGCGCGCCGCCGGCTGCCTGCACGTGGTCGACGGCCTCGGCATGCTGGTCGAGCAGGCCGCCGAGGCGTTCGAGCTGTGGCATGGGGTGCGGCCCGACACCAGCCCGGTCTACGACGAGCTGCGTGCCGAGCAGGTGCGCCTGGTCACCGCGGACTGACCGGCGTGCTCACCCAGGCGTTGACCATGCTGGCCTACCAGCTGCCCGAACTGCTGGCGGCCAGCCTGGTGCTGGCCATGCTGCGCACCCGTACCCGCGCCGGTGCGCCCGGCCGCAAGCTGGCCGTGGCCGGGGCGGCGGTGGTGCTGGTGAGCACCCTGCTGCGCCTGCTGGCCGGCTTTGGCCAGGGCTGGGTGCTGGCCTATGGCATGTCCAGTGGCGGCGGTTCGCTGGGTACCTGGCTGGCGCTGTACAGCGTCGTCGCCCTGCTGCTGTCGGTGGCGTCGGCGGTCGGCCTGGCCCTGGTGGGCTGGGGCGCGCTGCGCGCGATAGCCGCCGCGGACGCACGCACGGCCTGAGTTACACGACTGCTCCTTGATGCCGTTGCAGCAGGCGGATGCCTGCACTGCAGCGCGATCATGAGCGCTCCATCGGCTGTCCAGGTACACCAGGCCGCGGACGGTGCAGGCGATTCATGCGCGATCGTGCAGCGTGTCACTGGTGAGCTGTGCAGGCTTACATCCCGCCTGTCATGCAGGGCTGGAAACCAGGCCCCTGTTGATACCTCTCCGAGACGGATGCCCCCTACGCGATCCAGCCGCATCCTGCCCCGCATTCCAAAGCTGCCGCCGCGCTACGCCGCGATCGTCATGCCGCTGTTGCTGTCGCTGCTGCTGTCGCTGCTGATGACCGCGGTCGTGTCGCTGATCTCCACGCTCAAGGCCACCGGGATGCCACCGGACCTTGCCACACGCTGGCTCTCCGCCTGGGCCCTGTCGTGGCTGGTCGCCTTCCCGGTGCTGCTGGTGGCGCTGCCGGTGGTGCGGCGGCTCACCGCGATGCTGCTGCGCCCGGCCTGAGCCGGCGCACCGGAACTGGCTGGATCAGGCCACCGGGCGGCGGTACATCGCGGCGCTGATGCACGAGAGCACGCTGACCACGAACCAGCCGAACGGGAACAGCGACAGGGTCACCAGCCACGTGATCGCGCCGGCGATGCAGGCAGCGAGGAACCACACCAGGGCCGACAGCACCCGCCCCTGGACCAGCTGGCCGAGACCGGGCACCACCAGGCTGCAGATGGCGGCGATGACATTGCCCGCGGAGCCGGGTCCGTTGCTCATTGCACAACTCCTTCGTGTGGATGGCTCCATCCTCGCCGACCAAAGCTGGCCCGCCAGTGAAGAAGGTCACGCACGCAGCTGATCCGTGTCCAACGATCGAATGCCAGTCAAACCACGAATCACGGCTTTCGCCGGACGAAGTCCGGTAATCCCCAATCCCGAATCCCGAATCCCGGCCTTCAACGGACGAATGTCCGGTAATCCCCAATCCCGGCTTCAAAGCACCCCATCCCGCTTCACCGCCAGATAGCGCTCCACCAGCGCGCCGGGCAGCTCGGTGGCGGTCACGTCCAGGGTCATGACCCTGTGGCGGCGCAGCGCCTCGTGCGCCTGCGCACGCTGCGCCAGGTAGGCGGCCGTGGCACCGGCACGGATCGCGCCATGCAGGTCGTCGGCCTCCTGGGCCAGGGCCTGGTCCAGCACCTGCTCGCGCAGGCTGGCCACGCACACCAGGTGGCGGCGCTGCAGCAGCCGCACCGCGGCCAGCAGGTCGTCGGCATCCTCGTCGCGCACGTTGGTGCACAACATCACCAGCGCGCGCCGGCGCTGGCGTGCCGCGAGCGCGTCGGCCAGGGCCAGGTAGTCGGTGGCCACCGGCTGCGGCTGCAGGTCGTAGCTGCCGCGCAGCAGTCCCTGCAGCGCGCCCGGGCCACGCCGCGGCGGCAGCCAGCGGTGGTTGGCGCCGGTGGCCATCAGGCCCACGGCGTCGCCCTGGCGCAGTGCCAGCCAGGCCACCACCAGCGAGGCATTGAGCGAGTGGTCGAAGTGCGACAGTCCGCCTTCGGTGGCGAGCATGCGCCGGCCGGTATCGACCACCAGCAGCAGCTGCTGGTTGCGCTCTTCCTGGTACTCGCGCGAGATCAGCTTGCGCGCGCGTGCCGTGGCCTTCCAGTCCACCTGGCGCAGGCTGTCGCCGACGCGGTACTCGCGCATCTGGCGGAAATCGGTGCCTTCGCCACGACGCCGGCGCATGTGCGCGCCGACCAGCAGCGAGGCCTGTTCGGCGCTGAACAGCGCCAGTTTCGCCAGCGGGGCGAAGTCCGGATATACCCGTACCTGCTGTGGCTCGCCCGCGATACGCAGCGTGCGCCACAGCCGCCACGGCGAAGGCAGGCGCAGGTGGGTGCCTTCCAGCACGAAACTGCCGCGCGCGGACGGCACCAGGCGATAGCGCACCCGTGCAACGCCATGCGCCGGGAGGACCAGGCGCAGCGGCAGGCCTTCGGCGCGCCAGCCCGGCGGATGCAGGTCCGCCAGTTCCAGCCGCAACGCACGCGGCGAGCGCACTTCCAGTTCCACCTCGCGCGGCACGCCCACCGGCAGCACCTCGACCAGGCGCCGCTCCACCTCCGGCGTCGGCAGCCTGCGCAGTCGCAGCGCATCCACCACGGCCAGCGATGCGACCACGGCGACGCCGGTCGCCCATGCCCACAGCGGTACCAGGCCCGCGACCGGCAGCACGCCGGCAAGCGCGCACAGCACCAGCAGCACCAGCAATGGAATGCCGGGCCTCATCGCGCCTCCGCTTTGCAGGGCTGGCAACGCGCGGCGCTCACTTGCGCGGCGCCTCCACCCGGGCCAGCAGCGCGCGCAGCACGTCGTCCGGCGACTGGCCGTCGATCTGCAGCTCCGCGGCCAGGGCGATGCGGTGGCGCAGCGCCGGCACCGCGACCGCGCGGATGTCGTCGGGGGTGGTGAAGTCGCGGCCTTCCAGCACCGCCTGCGCGCGCGCCGCGCGCACCAGGGCGATGCTGCCGCGCGGACCGGCACCCAGCGCGATGCCGGGCCACTGCCGGGTCGCGGCAACGATCCGCACCGCGTAGTCGAGCACCGCCGGATCGACGGTGACCTGCGCCACGCCCTGCTGCATCGCCACCAGCTCGGCGGCACCGACCACCGGCACCACCTCGTCCAGTTCGAAATCGCCACCGCCGCGGCCACCTGTGACCTCGGCCACCATCCGCACCTCGTCGGCGTGGCGCGGATAGCCGATCAGCAGCTTGAACAGGAAGCGGTCCAGCTGCGCTTCCGGCAGCGGATAGGTGCCTTCCTGCTCCACCGGGTTCTGCGTGGCCAGGGCCATGAATGGCCGCTCCAGCTGGAAGGACTCGCCCTCGATCGTGACCTGGCCTTCCTGCATCGCCTCCAGCAGCGCCGACTGGGTCTTGGCCGGGGCGCGGTTGATCTCGTCGGCCAGCAGCAGGTTGGTGAACACCGGGCCGCGACGGATGCGGAAGTCGCCCTTCTCCGGGTCGTACACGGCGTGGCCGCTGATGTCGCTGGGCATCAGGTCCGGGGTGAACTGCACGCGTGCGTGTTCCAGCGCCAGCGCCCGTGCCAGCGCGCGTACCAGCAGGGTCTTGCCCAGGCCGGGCACGCCCTCGATCAGCACGTGGCCGCCGGCCAGCAACGCGACCAGCACCTGGTCGAGGACGTCGTCCTGGCCGATGAAGGCGCGCGCGACCTCGGCGCGGATCGCGGCGACGCGACCGGCGAGGGCGTCGCCGGTGATGGGCGGCAAAGCGGGGGTGTCGGTCATAGCCGGTTCCTCATCTGGACCAGGGTGCGCATGCGCGCGTGGAATTCCTGCCGGTCCGCCGGCGCCTGCAGCGCCTCGCGTACCAGTTCCTGCGGAAGCTGCAGGCGTTCTGCGATCGCGGCCACGCGGGCGGAAGCGGACAGTGCATGGCTGGCCGGGTCGCGCCGGCGCAGGCGGGCGAGGAAGGCCTCGCGCATCGCCGCGTGCAGCACCCCGAGGTGGCCGCGGCGATACAGCAGCTCGCCGCTGGCCTGGACATGTTCGAGCAGCGAGCGACGCTCGCCCGGCGGTGAGGGCAGCCAGGGTCCGAAGCGCTGGCCGTGGCGCCACAGCCCGGCCGCCAGCGCCAGCAGCAGGGGCAGCCATACCGGCCAGGCGCGGCGCAGCAGCCGCAGCCATGGCGGAAGCGGCTGCTCCATCCGCACCAGGTGGAAGCTGCCGCGTCCGTAGTTGGGGCCGAGCACCTGCCGGGCCAGGGCCTGGTGCGGCACGTCGCGCAGCTTGGTGGTCTCGAGGAAATCCAGATCGGCCAGCAGGTCGACATGGCCACGACCGCGCTGCCAGCGCGCATACACCAGTCCCGCTTCGGGGTCGCCCCAATGCAGCCGCGGCGGGTACGCCGCGCCGGGGGTGAAGCGGCGTCCCCGGCAGAACTCGACATGGTCCGGCTGGCCGGGCACGCGCAGCTGTTCGCAGCGTGGTGCGCGCAGCGCATCGCGCAGGCCCAGCGCGGCCAGCAGCGGCACCTCGCCGGGATCGCCACCCCGCGGCGGCGTGCGCAGCACCAGGTGGCCTCCGCGCTCGACCCAGGACAGCAGGATCGCGGCCTGCCTGGCGTCGACCGTCGCCGGGTCGCCATGCAGCAGCACGGTATCGCGCGGACTACCGACCACCGCGGCCGCCGCCAGTCCGTCGTGCGCATGCACCTGCATGCCGTCGGCCTCGAGCACGCGGCGCAGGGTGTAGAGCGGGTCGCTCGCGGCTTCGCCACCGGGCGGCAGCGGCAGGCGCTGCTCGACCTTCTCGAAATGGCGCTGGAACCAGATCGCGCCCACCAGCAGCACCAGCGGCAGGCCCAGCAGGATCGCGCCGACGAGGATTCCGCGCTGGCGGGCGTTCATGCGCGCCACCCCCAGCAACGGGTCGCCTCGTCGAGCAGCTCGTCGAACCCGGCCTGGTCCGGCAGGCTGCCGGCGTAGGCGGCGTACTGCCAGGCGCGCACGGTGCGCGAGAACACCGTGCGCCCGGCCTCCGGGGCCAGCGCCGCGGCGGCGCGCAGGCATTGGGCTTCCGT
This genomic interval from Pseudoxanthomonas suwonensis 11-1 contains the following:
- a CDS encoding DUF58 domain-containing protein, with the translated sequence MRPGIPLLVLLVLCALAGVLPVAGLVPLWAWATGVAVVASLAVVDALRLRRLPTPEVERRLVEVLPVGVPREVELEVRSPRALRLELADLHPPGWRAEGLPLRLVLPAHGVARVRYRLVPSARGSFVLEGTHLRLPSPWRLWRTLRIAGEPQQVRVYPDFAPLAKLALFSAEQASLLVGAHMRRRRGEGTDFRQMREYRVGDSLRQVDWKATARARKLISREYQEERNQQLLLVVDTGRRMLATEGGLSHFDHSLNASLVVAWLALRQGDAVGLMATGANHRWLPPRRGPGALQGLLRGSYDLQPQPVATDYLALADALAARQRRRALVMLCTNVRDEDADDLLAAVRLLQRRHLVCVASLREQVLDQALAQEADDLHGAIRAGATAAYLAQRAQAHEALRRHRVMTLDVTATELPGALVERYLAVKRDGVL
- a CDS encoding AAA family ATPase, with the protein product MTDTPALPPITGDALAGRVAAIRAEVARAFIGQDDVLDQVLVALLAGGHVLIEGVPGLGKTLLVRALARALALEHARVQFTPDLMPSDISGHAVYDPEKGDFRIRRGPVFTNLLLADEINRAPAKTQSALLEAMQEGQVTIEGESFQLERPFMALATQNPVEQEGTYPLPEAQLDRFLFKLLIGYPRHADEVRMVAEVTGGRGGGDFELDEVVPVVGAAELVAMQQGVAQVTVDPAVLDYAVRIVAATRQWPGIALGAGPRGSIALVRAARAQAVLEGRDFTTPDDIRAVAVPALRHRIALAAELQIDGQSPDDVLRALLARVEAPRK
- a CDS encoding DUF4350 domain-containing protein — its product is MNARQRGILVGAILLGLPLVLLVGAIWFQRHFEKVEQRLPLPPGGEAASDPLYTLRRVLEADGMQVHAHDGLAAAAVVGSPRDTVLLHGDPATVDARQAAILLSWVERGGHLVLRTPPRGGDPGEVPLLAALGLRDALRAPRCEQLRVPGQPDHVEFCRGRRFTPGAAYPPRLHWGDPEAGLVYARWQRGRGHVDLLADLDFLETTKLRDVPHQALARQVLGPNYGRGSFHLVRMEQPLPPWLRLLRRAWPVWLPLLLALAAGLWRHGQRFGPWLPSPPGERRSLLEHVQASGELLYRRGHLGVLHAAMREAFLARLRRRDPASHALSASARVAAIAERLQLPQELVREALQAPADRQEFHARMRTLVQMRNRL